Part of the Muntiacus reevesi chromosome 8, mMunRee1.1, whole genome shotgun sequence genome is shown below.
cccaaagggctctgtgcctattagggcattttgtgtgatcaggttctttatgctgtttatgattaaggtgttgtgagcagtcatgtgcattagtacacaTTTGCCAAGCAGACTAGAATGCCAgtaaaggggtctaaattgaaacactcctttcatcctggataatcttataggataccactgTCCGGGGGACATATTTAGTAAaattctaagttgattctgtttggaaagagatcggggaaggccttctacctgtgtcacagaaattagggagtagtctaatatagtaagcatcagaaagacagatatcatcattaaggtgagcgctggggcagctttttgaaatccctgaagtcctgatctgccttgcttgtcaggtcttctcctcacgaTCTTGTCATGGgggggatctcgtgtgctggctcctggCAGGGATCACAGTTGGGGCAGAGGAAAAAGCTACTAGAAATGATTAAAGAGTGACTAGTGCTCACAGAGGGTCAGGAGCCTTATCTGTGGTAAGAGTCCCATTGGAAAATTTCAAGATTCATGGGGCATTCAGTAGAAGACACGGAAGGCCTTACCTCAAAATCAGGGAATGATTATTCCTAGACTGAATACTTCTCTGGTTCTGTCTAACAGATCTTAAAAGCAACAACTGAAagaatcaaattatttttaaaaatttacttgcaCACAGAAAAGTAAGATTTACAATTTTGgcatccaataaaaaataatgcaacatGTGaacactggaaaacaccctgatgctgggaaagattgaaggcaggaggagaaggggacgacagaggatgagatggttggatggcatcactgacttgatggacatgaattagagcaagctctgggagttggtgatggacagggaagcctggcgtgctgcagtccatggggttgcaaagagtctgacatgactgagtgactgaactgaactgtgaataTGCAAGGGAAAGAAACCACatcttttataaataaatcaaagaatcaAAATTGAACAGCCTAGCACAAAtgttaggaaaaaatattaaaacagtatTCATAACTGTACACCAAAATGTCCGTAAGTTACATAGAAACATACAAAATGAGCCACAATGGTATGgtcatttgggggggggggtggtcaggAATATTTTCATGACTCAGAAAAACctacaaaatttcatttttaacaaatGTAGAGTAAACTGAGTTTCCTGGGAtggggcctcaggctcccaggctgtgCTCTGGAAGAGGAATGCATTTCTCATGTATGAAAACAGTCCTCCATCTAGGTCATATGGCCAAGAGGCACCAGTTCACCCTCCAAGGGGAAACTCATTCAATCATGGTCCATCTTTTCCCTGGTTCCAGCGCAACAACTAATGGAAAACCACAtcttcaaactcttccagagcaACCTGGAAGACACTCTAAAAACTTTATCAATTTATCAAGAGGGGATCCTATCAAAAACCTTTTAGTGTAAGTTCCATTATGGAAAGGGCTTATAAGTCACCACACTGTCTTTATAAATAGACAAATTTCAAACATTTACAAAAGCAGAAACTATTTTCTTTGCGCCAACAGAGAATTGAAGTCACAGGGCTAAGAACTCACCACAATCTGGAGAGATAGGCAAATACAAAGAATCACAGCCAAGATCAGGTTACCTGAAGCAGAAGACCCTGAAACCAGATCCTGGTAGAATTATTTCAGTGACAATTTCAGCTAACGACTAGAAGCCCAGTGCGGGTAAGTCTGAGAGTTAAATCCTCCAGAGGACCCAGAGATAAGAGGTTCCCAACACTTCCTTGGGTGTTACATCCAGGGACTCCACTATGAATTGTCAGAGTGAACTGGAGAAAATTCCTTCTTGTCTTGACTagggagagaaaacaaaaatcatttaaaaatgttcccaGATTATTCTTAATAACACCgtcttctttgaaaaaacctCATCTCATCTGGGGAAAGAGCAAACAGCCAACTCCAATCCCTTCTGATCTTCCTGTCTCATGGGAAGTataaagggagaaagaagaaaaggctaAGAAATGTCTTAAAAGATCACAGCTCAGAGTCAGATTCACTAAAAGAATAACTGCAGTCTAAAGAGATAAAGCAAGCATCAAAACCTGATTCAGATATGATTCGGGTTTTGGAAATTTCAATTAGGGAATTTCAAACAACTGTAAGCAATATATTggatattccctggtggctcacactgtaaagcgcctgcctgcaacatgggagacccaggtttgatccctgggtcaggaagatcctctagagaaggaaatggcaacccaacccagtacccttgcctggaaaatcccatggacagaggcacctggtatgctacactccacggggtggcaaagagttggacatgactgagcaacttcactttcccttatAAGCAATATATTAGACTTTAATGGAAAAGTAGGCAAtatgcagggagatccaaccagtccatcctaaaggagatcagtcctgggtgttcattggaaggactgatgctaaagctgaaactccaatactttggccacctcatgcaaagagctgactcattggaaaagaccctgatgctgggagggattgggggcaggaggagaaggggatgacaggatgagatggctggatggcatcaccgactcgatgggcatgagtgtgagtaaactccgggaattggtgatggacagggaggcctggcatactgcgattcatggggtcacaaagagtcgggcatgactgagcgactgaactgaactgaaatgaactgaactgaggcaataTGCAAGAATAGATGGGTGAAAtagcagagaaatggaaacatcAAGAGAGAATCCAAGGGAAATTCAAGAAATCAGCAACaatgtaacagaaatgaagactgCATTGATGGGCTCATTAGAAGAATGAATATGGCCAAGGAAAGAATCTGTAAGTTTGAAAATAGGTGATAGAAAGTTTACAAACTAAAATTCACAGACAAAAGGAATAGAATATGTAAGACCTGCAGAACAATTACAAAATTAGAAGAGATGCCTCATGGAcatacaaagaaaaggaaagagaaaaaagcaaaagaaatatttaaatggctaaaaaatttccaaaattaataGCAGATACTAAAACCACATCCAGAAAGCTCAGTGAACaccaagcaggaaaaaaaaagtgaaataaatatttaaagaagccAGAGGGAACAACATCTTACACATGGGAATGAAGGTTAGAATGACATCAGAATTTACATCCATGCAATCAATAAAAGTTgtgcaaaaatatttaaagtgttgaaagaaagaaaacaaaaatcccagTGAATCAGAACtccatattttgaaaaattataatgCTAAAGTAAAGGAGAATTTAAAGCtttttcaaacatacaaaaactGAAGAAATGTACCATATAGAAACTTTTTCTGCAAGaaattttttcaagttttccagAGATAAGAAATATTATATAGGTGACATACATAAAGAAATGAAGAGTAtcagagaaagaataaatgaaggtaaaatcaaatttttttcttctttttcttaatgatatACTAACTGTTCAAATTAATAAGAGCAAAAAGTATTGCATCAATGTATAATGTGCATAAGTGAAATGAATCCCAGTTATTTTACCAGGGATGGAAGGGAGGAATGGAGAACACACTGTTGTCAAGTGCCTATGCAAATAGTGAAGTGGTATAGTGCTATTTGAAAATAGACATACTTAGTTGTAAATATATACTTCAAACTCTAGGGCaatccaagaaaatgaagtataattgatatgttagtaaaagatagaaaaataatattaaatgctCAATCAAAATCAGAGGAGGTAAAAAAATgtgggagggaagaaaaaagaacaagtacAATGAATGACAAGTAATTACAAAGTAGCTATTAATACCACTATAGCAGCaatcaccttaaatgtaaatggtctaaatataaaagcaaaaaacagaGATGTCAGAGTGGATAAATCAAGAATTCTCAATTATATGCTCTCTGCAAGAATTCACTACAAATAAAAAGCATAAATAGACTCAAAGTAAATGGATCAAGATATACCATGCTAACACTGATCCAAAGAAACACGGATTCACTATGTTAATGTTAGACAAAGCAGAATTCAGAACAAGGAAACTTACCAGAGATAAAGAGAGGCATCATATTATGGTAAAGGGGTCAGTTTTCAAGAAGATATCATAATCTTGAACAGGTATGGCCCTAAGAACAGAGCAAGCATCAAAATacatgatgcaaaaaaaaaaaaaaaaaaagaattgtaaggTGAAATAAACACATCAATTGTTGTAATTAAAGACCTCAGTACATCTCTGTCTGTACTTGACAGTCTTGCAGGCAGAAAACCAGTGAGGATAGTCGCTCATCTATAAAGTTGGTTAAGGAGACTttatgtctgctgctgctgctgctgctaagtcgcttcagtcgtgtccaactctgtgcgaccccatagatggcagcccaccaggctcccccgtccctgggattctccaggcaagaacactggagtgggtttccatttccttctccaatgcatgaaagtggaaagtgaaagtgaagtcattcagtcgtgtcagactcttagcaacccacggactgcagcccaccaggcctctccatccatgggattttccaagcaaaagtactggagtgggttgccattgccttctccagactttatGTCTAACCTTGTGCAATTAGGCTAACAGGGAAAAGGAATTGGAAAGAGAAACACCTGCAGAAGATCTGATGATACTCAATTGTGTGTAAGGGAAACCCTGGTAGAAAATGCATCTCTTGTTGCCTTATCAACTTAAAACCAGAAGACAGAAATTCACAAACCAAGGTCCCAGATCCATTAAACCTGATCTTTTATTTGAACTATAGACTCACACCCTGATATTGAAGTAAGAAGGAGAAATTGTAAAAGCTGAAATCCAACACAACGAAAGTGGCTAACAGCTCATGTCCATAGGAAAAACATACTCATACCTACTTAGTCTAGAATGAGGATGGGTCTTTCTCTAAAATTAGCATAGGCTGCCTGAAAGACCAGGATAGTGAGTAGGGCTGAGCCAGAGAGAGCTGAAAGTGCATAGGATTATTCAGGTAGCTTTTATCCCATTTtctgcacacacacatcctccaCTGACCTTCAAAGTTCTGAATTCCCTCCAGTGACCACCACCCTTTTCAGATCTTCCCTTTACATGGTGCTTAGATACTGCCTAAATAACATCTACTTCTCTCTTTCTAATCAAAACctactttcctttcaagaagttGATTTCATCTATTATGGTAACATTAGTAACAGCAataataaactaaaatggactaaacATGTCCATGTATCAGGCAAACTGGCATGTTCAGGTTAATCACAATTATCACTTCCTACAGCTCTCCTCCTTCTAAGTATCAGATTATTTAAACCCAAAAACATGATTTCCTACCTCTGAAATAGTTCACACCTCTGCATAACATTCctatggcagaggaaccagagatcaaattgccaacatctgttgtatcacAGAAAAGGCAAgcagattccagaaaaacatctccttctgcttcattgactacactaaagcctttgactgtgtgggtcacaacaaactcggaaaattcttaaagagatgggaataccagaccactttaccacctcctgagaaacctgtatgcaagtcaagaagcaacagttagaaccacagGGAACAACAGATGGGGTCAAAATTGGGcaaggagtatggcaaggctgtatattgtcaccctgcttatttaacttctctgcagaatacatcatgcaaaatgccagactagatgaagcataagctggaatcaagattgctaggagaaatatcaataatctcagatatgcagaggacaacacccttatggcagaaagtgaagaagaattaaatagcctcttgatgaaggtgaaagaagacagtgaaaaagctggcttaaaactcaacatttgaaaaaatgaagatcattgcatctgttcccatcacttcatggtaaacagatggggaagcaacggaaacagtagctgactttatttttctgggctccaaaatcattgcacatggtgattgcagccatgaaattaaaagacgcttgctccttggaagaaaagttatgaccaacatagacagcatattaaaaagcagagaaattactttgccgataaaggtctgtatagttaaagctatggttttccagtagtcatgtatggatgtgagagttggaccataaggaaggctgcgcaccaaagaattgatgcttttgaactgtcttggagatacttttgaactgtgttggagaagactcttgagagtctcttggactgcaaagagatccaaccagtcaatcataaaggaaatcagttctgaatattcattggaaggactgataccaaagctgaagctccaatactttggccacctgattcaaagggccgactcattggaaaagaccagacgctgggaaagattgaaggcacgaggagtAAGGAACAacggaggacgagatggttggaaggcatcactgactcactggacatgagtttgagcaagctccaggagatggtgaaggacagggaaccctggcgtactgcaacccatggggtccaaagagtcagacacaactgagtgaccgaacaacaaaaaACATGATTTTCTACCTCTGAAACAGTACACACCTCTGTATACAATCTCTGCCAAAGTAAACTTCAAAACTGATTTAGAAGGACTTTGTCTCCAGATGCTGACAACACAGGACAATAAAAGAGCCTGACATCTGTGAAGGTAAGACTTGATTACTGAGGAGTACCACCATTGAGTCCTACTTGAGTACACCTTCAAGGATTTCATTTCAGCTAAGTCATCAAAGCACTACAATTCATTTCTATGTTTTTATATACcaatataggacttccctgggagctcagctggtgaagaatctgcctccaatgctggagacccaggttggattcctgggtcggcaagatcctctgcagaagggacaggccacccactccagtattttggggcttccctagtggctcatatgataaaagaatctgcctgcaaagcctgagacctgggttcgacccctgagttgggaagatcccttggaggagagcatagcaacccattccaatattcttgcctggagaatccccatggacagagatgcctggagggctacagtccatggggtcacaaagagtcagacacagctgagcaactcagCATAGCACATATACCAATATAGCCAATCAGCAAAAATATGTGCCACAGATTTCCAATATTCATAATTTAGAATTTACCACATAAATTATAATACACTTACCACATAAAATAATACATGATTTATAAGTATatcctttatttctaaaattatcatTCTTAAAACATTTCTTCCGACACATAAAATTTTCATACATTTCAAGAAAAAACCCTCACCCTAATTGAAACTGTACCACTAAACTTCAATGTGCAAATAAACCAGTGTCaccaaactgaaaaaagaaaaaaaaaaaatcaaggaaacatACTGCTGTGTTGGATATATATAGTTTTACCACAAATAATGACACCATGTGTCTTACAcagtgataatatacatattcttGTTTCACTTCTCAGTCATTGTCAGAACCATTCGCAGGTAGGAAAACCAACACATCGTTGAAAACATGCCCAAATGCTCTTAGATGATATACCCCATACATCATCACATACATCTGATTACACGTCAGCCCATTAAAAGTAATAGCCATATCTGAACAACATCCTTCCACCACCTGGTTGGGATGATTAGTCATTGCCTCTTTAATAAAAATCCCAACAGATTTGGTATTAAACACATCTTTTCCTTTAGAATCTTCTGCATTTTCTGCAACCACGCCAGCATATTTCAGGCAGACCGCAAGCTGCTTATCTTCAGATACCTCCCAAACCATCCTTCCCTTTTCAGGACACTTTTCAGGAATACTGGGAAGGTTGTTAAGTCTTTTCATTGACTCTATACTTAAGACAATTCCTCCTCCCACACTCACATATTCAAGATCTCCAGATTTTTCAGTGTGGCCTAGATAGAAAGGTTGTGATGAATTCTTTTTTAGCAGAAAGTACTTTAAGTTTTCAATAACAGCAAACGTAGTGGGGCGTGCAAGGAAGAACCAGTTGTATTGGTCTCTGTATTTGTCAAAG
Proteins encoded:
- the LOC136173734 gene encoding C1GALT1-specific chaperone 1-like; its protein translation is MLSESSLFLKGVLLGSTFCVLMTMLGHIRVDYGKRRRHYEHRHLQAPNEDILKLAGGERPELSKSFRVYCIILVKPKDVRLWAAVKETWAKHCDKAEFFSSENVKVLESVNMGTNDMWLMMRKAYKYAFDKYRDQYNWFFLARPTTFAVIENLKYFLLKKNSSQPFYLGHTEKSGDLEYVSVGGGIVLSIESMKRLNNLPSIPEKCPEKGRMVWEVSEDKQLAVCLKYAGVVAENAEDSKGKDVFNTKSVGIFIKEAMTNHPNQVVEGCCSDMAITFNGLTCNQMYVMMYGVYHLRAFGHVFNDVLVFLPANGSDND